In Streptomyces sp. NBC_01381, a genomic segment contains:
- a CDS encoding LCP family protein, with product MNDRQYDPYAGGDPYAGEYAADQYQVVGYDEYGQPVYQQVQPSASYDQYGAQQQQAPRQQQQQQPQQPQGYGYDPYATGQQPPVPPYDSGAYDTGSYPPYGQQQAPQQQPQQAPQQTQTGWIPQQQQPPRQPPEAVPPQPQPQPRRPAPERERERAYETQQFSFIEEPDEESEDVIDWLKFTESRTERREEAKRRGRSRVVALIVVFALVIAGGVGYLWYAGKLPGLSDDKTGGGGAAAGPQNRDVIVVHLHNTKGGGTSTALLVNNTTAKRGTTVLLPNSLSVTDDDGTGTTLGKSVDDDGSTGTRESIDALLGTQVEGTWRLDTPYLNNLVELVGNIDIDTNANVPDPKAKKGEAPLVKKGEQQTLSGPMAVAYATYRASGESETDQLGRFGAVMQGVLRKLSSDPQAATTTVQSLAQILDPSLKEKDLGAFLAKLADRAKGGDYATQLLPVQQDGTLSEKTGESVVENVLGGAVKSPDKDAAVRVGVKNASGTKGAGQDARISLVNGGYTFVDSGAGSVAQAASQVTYADTAKKTQAAEVAKTLGLPESAVRKGKTAPNADVSVVLGQDYKTG from the coding sequence GCAGCAACAGGCTCCGCGGCAACAGCAGCAACAGCAGCCGCAGCAGCCGCAGGGCTACGGCTACGACCCGTACGCGACGGGGCAGCAGCCTCCCGTGCCGCCGTACGACTCCGGGGCGTACGACACCGGTTCGTACCCGCCGTACGGCCAGCAGCAGGCGCCGCAGCAGCAACCGCAGCAGGCCCCCCAGCAGACCCAGACCGGCTGGATCCCGCAGCAGCAACAGCCTCCGCGGCAGCCCCCGGAGGCCGTACCGCCGCAGCCGCAGCCGCAGCCGCGGCGGCCGGCGCCCGAGCGTGAACGCGAGCGTGCGTACGAGACGCAGCAGTTCTCGTTCATCGAGGAGCCGGACGAGGAATCCGAAGACGTCATCGACTGGCTGAAGTTCACCGAGAGCCGCACCGAGCGGCGCGAGGAGGCCAAGCGGCGCGGGCGTTCCCGGGTCGTCGCGCTGATCGTGGTGTTCGCGCTCGTCATCGCGGGCGGCGTCGGCTACCTCTGGTACGCGGGCAAGCTGCCCGGTCTCTCGGACGACAAGACCGGTGGCGGCGGCGCCGCGGCAGGACCGCAGAACCGCGACGTGATCGTCGTCCACCTGCACAACACCAAGGGCGGCGGCACCTCCACCGCGCTCCTGGTGAACAACACCACCGCCAAGCGCGGCACCACCGTGCTGCTGCCCAACTCCCTCTCCGTGACGGACGACGACGGTACGGGGACGACCCTGGGCAAGTCGGTCGACGACGACGGCTCGACCGGCACGCGCGAGTCGATCGACGCGCTGCTCGGCACCCAGGTCGAGGGCACCTGGCGCCTCGACACCCCCTACCTGAACAACCTCGTCGAGCTCGTCGGCAACATCGACATCGACACGAACGCCAATGTCCCCGACCCCAAGGCGAAGAAGGGCGAGGCCCCGCTCGTCAAGAAGGGCGAGCAGCAGACCCTGAGCGGCCCGATGGCCGTCGCGTACGCCACCTACCGGGCGTCCGGCGAGTCCGAGACGGACCAGCTCGGCCGGTTCGGCGCGGTCATGCAGGGCGTCCTGCGGAAGCTGTCATCCGACCCGCAGGCCGCGACGACCACCGTGCAGTCGCTCGCCCAGATCCTGGACCCCTCGCTCAAGGAGAAGGACCTGGGCGCCTTCCTCGCCAAGCTCGCCGACCGCGCCAAGGGCGGCGACTACGCCACCCAGCTGCTCCCGGTCCAGCAGGACGGGACGCTGTCGGAGAAGACCGGCGAGAGCGTGGTCGAGAACGTCCTGGGCGGCGCGGTCAAGAGCCCGGACAAGGACGCGGCCGTGCGGGTCGGCGTCAAGAACGCCTCCGGGACCAAGGGCGCGGGACAGGACGCACGGATCTCCCTGGTCAACGGCGGTTACACCTTCGTCGACAGTGGCGCGGGCTCGGTCGCCCAGGCGGCGTCGCAGGTCACGTACGCCGACACGGCCAAGAAGACGCAGGCCGCCGAGGTCGCCAAGACCCTCGGCCTGCCGGAGAGCGCGGTCCGCAAGGGCAAGACCGCACCGAACGCGGATGTCTCGGTGGTGCTCGGCCAGGACTACAAGACGGGCTGA
- the rsfS gene encoding ribosome silencing factor: MTATDRSIELITTAAQAAADKLAHDIIAYDVSDVLSITDAFLLASAPNDRQVKSIVDEIEEQLNKQLGAKPVRREGDRDARWILLDYVDIVVHVQHSEERVFYALERLWKDCPEIDLPEDAKATRGKAAEHAEQRAAEEADLDGELR; this comes from the coding sequence GTGACCGCCACGGACCGCTCCATCGAGCTCATCACCACCGCCGCGCAGGCGGCGGCCGACAAGCTCGCGCACGACATCATCGCGTACGACGTCAGCGACGTGCTGTCGATCACGGACGCCTTCCTGCTCGCATCCGCGCCCAACGACCGCCAGGTCAAGTCGATCGTCGACGAGATCGAGGAGCAGCTGAACAAGCAGCTCGGCGCCAAGCCGGTCCGCCGCGAGGGGGACCGCGACGCCCGCTGGATCCTCCTCGACTACGTGGACATCGTGGTGCACGTCCAGCACAGCGAGGAGCGTGTCTTCTACGCCCTCGAGCGTCTGTGGAAGGACTGCCCCGAGATCGACCTGCCCGAGGACGCCAAGGCGACCCGCGGCAAGGCCGCCGAGCACGCCGAGCAGCGGGCCGCGGAGGAGGCCGACCTGGACGGTGAGCTTCGGTGA
- a CDS encoding histidine phosphatase family protein — protein sequence MSNRGCRIILWRHGQTAWNLERRFQGSTDIELTDTGISQARRAARLLASLKPDAIVASDLKRAAATADELSAITDLPVTHEEGLQETYAGEWQGLTHDEIIARFGDQYAAWKRGEAVRRGGGELETEVADRAAPIVLRHAEKLPDNGTLVVVSHGGTIRTTIGRLLGLESHHWEGLGGLSNCCWSVLGQGARGWRLLEHNAGTLPEPVLGDDD from the coding sequence GTGAGCAACCGCGGCTGCCGGATCATCCTGTGGCGGCACGGCCAGACGGCATGGAACCTGGAGCGCCGCTTCCAGGGCTCCACGGACATCGAGCTGACCGACACCGGCATCTCGCAGGCCAGGCGCGCCGCCCGGCTGCTCGCCTCGCTGAAGCCGGACGCGATCGTGGCGTCCGACCTCAAGCGGGCCGCGGCCACGGCGGATGAGCTGTCCGCCATCACCGACCTCCCCGTCACGCACGAGGAGGGTCTCCAGGAGACGTACGCCGGTGAGTGGCAGGGCCTGACGCACGACGAGATCATCGCCCGCTTCGGCGACCAGTACGCCGCGTGGAAGCGCGGCGAAGCGGTGCGCCGCGGCGGCGGCGAGCTCGAGACCGAGGTCGCCGACCGGGCCGCGCCGATCGTCCTGCGCCATGCCGAGAAGCTGCCGGACAACGGCACGCTCGTGGTGGTCAGTCACGGCGGCACGATCCGCACCACCATCGGCCGCCTCCTCGGCCTGGAGTCCCACCACTGGGAGGGCCTCGGCGGGCTCTCCAACTGCTGCTGGTCCGTCCTCGGCCAGGGCGCGCGCGGCTGGCGCCTCCTGGAACACAACGCGGGAACGCTGCCGGAACCGGTGCTCGGCGACGACGACTGA
- a CDS encoding helix-turn-helix transcriptional regulator — protein MGTTQRRRPELAAFLRSRRARVTPADVGMPPGLRRRTPGLRREEVAQLSGVGVTWYTWLEQGRPINASAQVLDAVARTLRLEQPEREHLYHLAEVPYSPDPECAAKAVGPEIQGIIDALDPHPAVVYNARYDILATNPAYRDLFFVPQVAALGVPNVLWTLFIVPDPVCPLVYRETELPVMVATLRSAYGRHVGEPAWEAFIHRMSSASPLFAELWESGNVAPPGPRVKTFRHEAVGELRMTSVSLSINGMPECRIVAYTPDDEESRQRTARLREMREPLWPVEAIEPIALVEPMGSIEPTAP, from the coding sequence ATGGGGACGACTCAGCGACGGCGGCCGGAGCTCGCCGCCTTCCTGCGCAGCCGCAGGGCCCGGGTGACACCGGCCGATGTGGGCATGCCGCCCGGCCTGCGCCGCCGCACCCCGGGCCTGCGCCGCGAGGAGGTCGCGCAGCTCTCCGGGGTGGGCGTCACCTGGTACACGTGGCTGGAGCAGGGCCGCCCCATCAACGCGTCCGCGCAGGTCCTGGACGCCGTGGCGCGCACGCTGCGCCTGGAGCAGCCCGAGCGCGAGCATCTCTACCACCTGGCCGAGGTGCCCTATTCGCCGGACCCGGAGTGCGCCGCCAAGGCCGTCGGCCCGGAGATCCAGGGCATCATCGACGCCCTCGATCCGCACCCGGCGGTGGTCTACAACGCGCGGTACGACATCCTCGCCACCAACCCCGCCTACCGCGACCTCTTCTTCGTCCCGCAGGTCGCGGCGCTCGGCGTACCGAACGTGCTGTGGACGCTGTTCATCGTGCCCGACCCCGTGTGCCCGCTGGTGTACCGGGAGACGGAGCTGCCGGTGATGGTGGCGACGCTGCGCAGTGCGTACGGCCGGCATGTGGGCGAGCCCGCCTGGGAGGCGTTCATCCACCGCATGTCCTCCGCGAGCCCGCTCTTCGCCGAGCTGTGGGAGAGCGGGAACGTGGCGCCGCCGGGACCCCGTGTGAAGACGTTCCGGCACGAGGCGGTCGGCGAGCTGCGGATGACGTCGGTCTCGCTGTCCATCAACGGCATGCCGGAGTGCCGGATCGTCGCGTACACACCGGACGACGAGGAGAGCAGGCAGCGGACGGCGCGACTGCGCGAGATGCGGGAGCCGCTGTGGCCCGTGGAAGCCATAGAACCCATAGCCCTCGTAGAACCGATGGGATCCATAGAACCGACGGCCCCATAG
- a CDS encoding MFS transporter, translating into MATATPTDPTGPSHLLSKAPGTDNRPGRLLAVVIAAQFMALLDVFIVNVAAPTIRDELGASGAGLQLVIAGYTITYAVLLITGARLGERVGHRRMYLVGLAVFTVASLACGLSQGTGELIAFRLLQGAGSALLIPQVLSLIQRNFTGEARTRALGAYSAVLAIGAAAGQVLGGILVSADLFGTGWRPVFLVNVPVGVALLVVAGRVLPRDGGGGVGRGGETVGERAGETAGERAGEAATARARGLDLPGLVLLGAAVSLFTVPLVLGQEKGWPLWSWLCLGAAAVVFALFCGYESRLSRGGGAPLIAPRVLRIPGMGLAVFRIAVVMAVNAGFLFVLTLHIQGGLGYSALRAGLTFAPTAVVFGAVGLTWRRWPAAAQRALIPGGFALTAVSALAVGLVLRDGGEGGPWLYAAFVGIGVGLALGFSPTLTRALSTVRPEDAADASGLLSTVAQLGQLTGVAAFGALFLNRLESQGAPGAYSSADALLVCSYALAGAAALGAVSGLVRMRR; encoded by the coding sequence ATGGCAACGGCAACTCCGACCGATCCCACTGGTCCAAGTCACCTCCTCAGTAAAGCCCCCGGCACTGACAATCGCCCCGGACGGCTGCTCGCGGTCGTCATCGCGGCCCAGTTCATGGCGCTGCTCGACGTCTTCATCGTCAATGTCGCCGCCCCCACCATCCGCGACGAACTCGGCGCGTCCGGCGCCGGGTTGCAGCTGGTGATCGCCGGCTACACCATCACGTACGCGGTGCTGCTCATCACCGGAGCGCGGCTCGGCGAACGCGTCGGGCACCGGCGGATGTATCTCGTGGGGCTCGCGGTCTTCACCGTCGCCTCGCTCGCCTGCGGACTCAGCCAGGGCACGGGCGAGTTGATCGCCTTCCGGCTGCTGCAGGGCGCGGGCTCGGCGCTGCTCATCCCGCAGGTGCTCAGCCTGATCCAGCGCAACTTCACCGGCGAGGCGCGCACGCGGGCCCTCGGCGCGTACTCGGCGGTCCTCGCGATCGGGGCCGCGGCGGGCCAGGTGCTCGGCGGAATCCTGGTCAGCGCCGATCTGTTCGGCACCGGCTGGCGCCCGGTGTTCCTGGTGAACGTGCCGGTCGGCGTGGCCCTGCTCGTCGTGGCGGGGCGGGTGCTGCCGCGCGACGGCGGCGGTGGCGTCGGGCGGGGCGGGGAGACGGTGGGGGAGCGGGCCGGGGAGACGGCGGGGGAGCGGGCCGGGGAGGCGGCGACGGCGCGGGCCCGCGGGCTCGATCTGCCGGGGCTTGTGCTGCTCGGCGCCGCGGTGTCGCTGTTCACCGTGCCGCTGGTGCTCGGCCAGGAGAAGGGCTGGCCGCTGTGGTCATGGCTCTGCCTCGGTGCGGCGGCGGTCGTCTTCGCGCTCTTCTGCGGCTACGAGTCCCGGCTCTCCCGCGGTGGCGGGGCGCCGCTGATCGCGCCGCGGGTCCTGCGCATCCCGGGCATGGGCCTCGCGGTCTTCCGGATCGCCGTGGTGATGGCGGTCAACGCGGGCTTCCTCTTCGTGCTCACCCTGCACATCCAGGGGGGCCTCGGCTACAGCGCGTTGCGTGCCGGGCTCACGTTCGCGCCGACCGCCGTGGTCTTCGGCGCGGTCGGCCTGACCTGGCGGCGCTGGCCCGCGGCGGCCCAACGCGCGCTGATTCCCGGCGGGTTCGCACTCACCGCGGTGTCCGCGCTCGCCGTGGGCCTGGTCCTTCGCGACGGCGGGGAGGGCGGCCCGTGGCTGTATGCGGCCTTCGTGGGCATTGGCGTGGGCCTCGCCCTCGGCTTCAGCCCGACGCTCACCCGGGCGCTTTCCACCGTGCGCCCGGAGGACGCCGCGGACGCCAGCGGCCTGCTCTCGACGGTCGCACAGCTCGGCCAGCTGACCGGTGTCGCGGCCTTCGGCGCACTTTTCCTCAACCGGCTTGAGTCACAAGGGGCCCCGGGGGCGTATTCATCCGCGGACGCGCTCCTGGTGTGCTCGTACGCACTGGCAGGGGCGGCCGCCCTTGGCGCCGTGTCCGGACTGGTACGAATGCGTCGCTGA
- a CDS encoding glycosyltransferase 87 family protein: MTVIALAAARRRVPPAAWGCLLSFTAFWLAQRAADVSMIDLMVYRAEGETVRAGGDLYALRTTEAHLPTTYPPFAALLFTPLTLLDTADMRTLATLGNLLLLVVLVRLSLRLIGDPLHARVESALWVAAFAIWAEPVWTTLRYGQINLLLAVLVLWDLSRRPGHRWAGVGIGVAAAIKLTPALFAVFLLLTGAAEAVRRGQWRVHVRHACVAAASFAGATLLAAAVLPYDSWRFWTRMVFDAGRVGLAEDTANQSLRGVLARLLHTEEPGLRWAVTAAAVGAVGLAVAVAAELRGERARAAVACAATALLVSPVSWSHHWVWCVPMALLAWTAAVRRGGLARWAATGAVTLVFCSYALWWVPHGVGRLELGQNYGQMTLSALYVVTALAFLLQGVEGMGRRMTRPAIKPWRRSRSA; encoded by the coding sequence GTGACCGTGATCGCGCTCGCCGCCGCCCGTCGCCGCGTTCCCCCCGCCGCCTGGGGCTGCCTGCTGTCCTTCACGGCCTTCTGGCTCGCGCAGCGTGCCGCCGACGTCTCGATGATCGACCTGATGGTCTACCGCGCCGAGGGCGAGACCGTGCGCGCGGGCGGCGACCTCTACGCGCTGCGCACCACCGAGGCCCATCTGCCCACCACCTACCCGCCGTTCGCCGCCCTCCTCTTCACGCCGCTGACGCTCCTGGACACGGCGGACATGCGGACTCTGGCGACGCTCGGGAACCTGCTGCTGCTCGTGGTGCTCGTCCGCCTCTCCCTGCGCCTGATCGGAGATCCGCTGCACGCGCGCGTGGAGAGCGCCCTGTGGGTGGCCGCGTTCGCGATCTGGGCGGAGCCGGTGTGGACCACGCTGCGGTACGGCCAGATCAATCTGCTGCTCGCCGTCCTGGTCCTGTGGGACCTGTCCCGGCGGCCGGGCCACCGCTGGGCGGGCGTGGGCATCGGCGTCGCAGCGGCGATCAAGCTCACGCCCGCGCTCTTCGCGGTGTTCCTGCTGCTGACCGGTGCCGCCGAGGCCGTGCGGCGGGGGCAGTGGCGGGTACATGTGCGGCACGCGTGCGTGGCCGCCGCCTCGTTCGCCGGCGCGACGCTGCTCGCGGCCGCCGTCCTGCCGTACGACTCCTGGCGCTTCTGGACCCGGATGGTCTTCGACGCGGGCCGGGTCGGGCTCGCCGAGGACACCGCGAACCAGTCCCTGCGCGGGGTCCTCGCGCGGCTTCTGCACACCGAGGAACCGGGCCTGCGATGGGCGGTGACCGCGGCGGCGGTCGGCGCGGTCGGCCTCGCCGTCGCCGTCGCCGCCGAGCTGCGCGGGGAGCGCGCCCGCGCGGCGGTGGCCTGTGCGGCGACGGCGCTCCTTGTCAGCCCGGTGTCGTGGTCGCACCACTGGGTGTGGTGCGTACCGATGGCGCTGCTTGCGTGGACGGCGGCGGTGCGCCGGGGCGGCCTGGCCAGATGGGCGGCGACCGGAGCCGTCACGCTGGTCTTCTGCTCGTACGCCCTGTGGTGGGTGCCGCATGGCGTGGGACGGCTTGAACTCGGCCAGAATTATGGCCAGATGACGCTGTCCGCCCTCTACGTAGTGACCGCTTTGGCGTTCCTGCTGCAAGGGGTCGAAGGGATGGGACGCCGGATGACCCGACCGGCGATCAAGCCGTGGCGAAGGAGTAGAAGCGCTTGA
- a CDS encoding NADH-quinone oxidoreductase subunit NuoF family protein: MNASLPDVPEVRVVGLPLLTSGFDLVERLDLAMHLKVHGPLEPMAGESLATLSEDISLRGRGGAGFPFARKLRAVADAAIRRGVRPVVVVNGSEDEPACRKDTVLINRAPHLILDGALLAAEALGARTLVIGVTRDSTESSMRSALAERGLTNRRGSGIRARVQRNPVRMVTGESSALVRSADGGPPLPPGRKLRTSDSGVGGAPTLLSNAETFAQLAVAARIGADRYRRTGLRDEPGTVLLTVSGAVARPMVVEVPTGVPLRYVLQLAGAPPLPQGVLTGGYHGKWLDAITAHDAVVSRASLEACGGALGAGAILPIGPGTCALGESLRVAHWLAAESSGQCGPCYLGLPAAARGLADILDGGGPTALEALREVTRAVKRRGACKHPDGSAAFLDSTISAFTDDLAAHVLGGGCGRPVEGVLPLQAEAPQGEAPSGRKLAVDWTLCQGHGLCADIVPELIQLGPDGFPGVAEAPVPQYSEARAARAVRRCPALALRIEEDPSVAPPRPALPPALPPGRGRRALGSGRS, encoded by the coding sequence GTGAACGCGTCGCTGCCCGATGTCCCCGAAGTCCGCGTGGTCGGACTTCCGCTCCTGACCTCGGGCTTCGACCTGGTCGAGCGCCTTGATCTGGCGATGCACCTGAAGGTGCACGGGCCCCTGGAACCGATGGCAGGTGAGTCTCTGGCCACCCTCTCCGAAGACATCTCCTTGCGCGGCAGGGGCGGCGCGGGCTTCCCCTTCGCCCGGAAGCTGCGCGCGGTCGCCGACGCCGCGATCCGTCGCGGGGTGCGCCCCGTGGTCGTCGTCAACGGAAGCGAGGACGAACCGGCCTGCCGCAAGGACACCGTCCTGATCAACCGCGCCCCGCACCTCATCCTGGACGGCGCGCTCCTCGCGGCCGAGGCGCTGGGCGCCCGCACCCTCGTCATCGGCGTGACCCGCGACTCCACGGAGTCCTCCATGCGGTCGGCGCTCGCCGAGCGCGGCCTGACCAACCGGCGCGGATCGGGCATCCGCGCGCGCGTGCAGCGCAATCCGGTGCGCATGGTGACCGGCGAGTCGTCGGCCCTGGTCCGCTCGGCGGACGGCGGCCCGCCGCTGCCCCCGGGGCGCAAACTGCGGACCTCCGACTCCGGGGTCGGCGGCGCACCCACGCTGCTGTCCAACGCGGAGACCTTCGCCCAGCTCGCGGTCGCCGCCCGGATCGGCGCCGACCGCTACCGCCGCACCGGCCTGCGGGACGAGCCGGGCACGGTGCTGCTCACCGTCTCCGGAGCGGTCGCCCGCCCCATGGTGGTGGAGGTCCCCACCGGAGTGCCCCTGCGGTACGTCCTGCAGCTGGCCGGCGCGCCGCCGCTCCCCCAGGGCGTCCTGACGGGCGGCTATCACGGCAAATGGCTCGACGCGATCACCGCCCATGACGCGGTCGTCTCACGCGCCTCCCTGGAGGCCTGCGGCGGCGCGCTCGGCGCGGGCGCCATCCTGCCCATCGGCCCGGGCACCTGCGCCCTCGGGGAGTCGCTGCGCGTGGCGCACTGGCTGGCCGCCGAGAGCTCGGGCCAGTGCGGCCCCTGCTATCTGGGGCTTCCGGCGGCGGCGCGCGGCCTCGCGGACATCCTGGACGGCGGCGGACCGACCGCCCTGGAGGCGCTGCGCGAGGTGACCCGGGCCGTGAAGCGGCGCGGCGCCTGCAAGCACCCGGACGGCTCGGCGGCCTTCCTGGACTCGACGATCTCGGCGTTCACGGACGACCTCGCCGCACATGTCCTGGGCGGCGGCTGCGGCCGCCCCGTGGAGGGTGTCCTGCCGCTCCAGGCGGAGGCCCCCCAGGGAGAGGCGCCGAGCGGTCGCAAGCTCGCTGTCGACTGGACGCTCTGCCAGGGCCACGGCCTGTGCGCGGACATCGTCCCGGAGCTGATCCAGCTGGGCCCGGACGGCTTCCCCGGCGTCGCGGAGGCGCCCGTACCGCAGTACTCCGAAGCGCGCGCCGCGCGTGCCGTACGCCGCTGCCCGGCGCTCGCGCTCCGCATCGAGGAGGACCCCTCGGTGGCACCACCGCGCCCGGCACTGCCTCCCGCCCTGCCACCGGGCCGCGGCCGCAGGGCACTGGGAAGCGGGCGCTCCTAG
- a CDS encoding cytochrome b/b6 domain-containing protein, with amino-acid sequence MNPLNPHHKSRASRTDRTSRTTRTTRKARSPRSGRKSRTDRKSRTFPAFPEPSRTTRGILSTAALLLIPLLVIAGSDAFRAALDFTTGVLSLVSLTGAVVWGLVATDRLFLHSRQRLLAQAVHRATAVASIGFLLLHVTVKLALDHVSPVGALIPFGLGFSGSDGLIGLGSLAGLLMVATGITGALRSAFASPAQIASRWRALHMLAYPAWCSALIHGLYAGRAPKPWVIALYCLCLVAVAGAVALRAAPLPVKRKVAARILAVLEPEKRNRPARRDTAESPLPGTTGAPGRAPYPEAEPDPTPVVGIAAAYRVLASDNRPTEVLPVTDPPPRWPSPSPPPPAEAPRMPYDSSNDSYDTTHDTAYVSEEAAYRSHDTSYGSTYEPAYDPTPTYEAPYDSGPATEPLPHTFQAPSPGEPWNAATGGPK; translated from the coding sequence ATGAACCCTCTGAATCCTCATCACAAGAGCCGCGCAAGCCGCACCGATCGCACGAGCCGCACCACTCGCACCACTCGCAAGGCCCGTTCGCCCCGTTCGGGCCGCAAGAGCCGCACTGATCGCAAAAGCCGCACGTTCCCCGCGTTCCCCGAGCCCAGCAGAACCACCCGCGGGATCCTCTCCACGGCGGCGCTGCTGCTGATACCCCTGCTCGTCATAGCCGGGAGCGACGCCTTCCGCGCCGCCCTCGACTTCACCACCGGCGTCCTGTCCCTGGTCAGCCTGACCGGCGCCGTCGTCTGGGGCCTGGTCGCCACGGACCGCCTTTTCCTGCACTCCCGTCAGCGACTGCTCGCCCAGGCCGTGCACCGGGCCACGGCGGTCGCCTCCATCGGCTTCCTGCTGCTGCACGTCACCGTCAAACTCGCGCTCGACCATGTGTCGCCGGTCGGCGCGCTCATCCCCTTCGGCCTCGGCTTCTCCGGAAGCGACGGGCTCATCGGCCTCGGCTCGCTCGCCGGGCTCCTCATGGTGGCCACGGGCATCACCGGGGCCCTGCGCAGCGCCTTCGCGTCACCGGCCCAGATCGCCTCGCGCTGGCGGGCGCTGCACATGCTCGCCTACCCCGCCTGGTGTTCGGCGCTGATCCACGGCCTGTACGCGGGACGCGCGCCCAAACCGTGGGTGATCGCCCTCTACTGCCTGTGCCTGGTCGCCGTCGCGGGAGCCGTCGCGCTGCGCGCCGCCCCGCTCCCGGTCAAGCGGAAGGTCGCCGCCCGGATCCTGGCCGTCCTCGAACCGGAGAAGCGGAACAGGCCCGCCCGCAGGGACACCGCCGAATCGCCGCTCCCCGGCACGACCGGCGCTCCCGGCCGTGCCCCCTACCCCGAAGCCGAGCCCGATCCGACCCCCGTGGTCGGCATCGCCGCGGCCTACCGCGTGCTCGCATCCGACAACAGGCCCACGGAGGTCCTGCCCGTCACCGACCCGCCGCCCCGCTGGCCGTCCCCGTCCCCGCCGCCTCCCGCCGAGGCCCCTCGTATGCCGTACGACTCCTCCAATGACTCCTACGACACCACGCACGACACGGCGTACGTCTCCGAAGAGGCCGCCTACCGCTCCCACGACACCTCGTACGGCTCCACGTACGAACCGGCGTACGACCCCACGCCCACGTACGAAGCCCCGTACGACAGCGGTCCCGCCACCGAACCGCTGCCCCACACCTTCCAGGCGCCGAGTCCTGGCGAACCCTGGAACGCCGCCACCGGAGGCCCCAAGTGA